A part of Silurus meridionalis isolate SWU-2019-XX chromosome 18, ASM1480568v1, whole genome shotgun sequence genomic DNA contains:
- the ndufaf4 gene encoding NADH dehydrogenase [ubiquinone] 1 alpha subcomplex assembly factor 4 yields MGARVGRLYKNFNLEARAHREIGKSKPEAAPRHPVPINQNNSVPPVSEIQRKDDLLLNRLREIYVDSKDPQIPALAGLRRLQQVALRPLSPSLVPPGVCDVTEVPKGKMTIVEALTALNKHKLSPQEWPAERIAQELTLTHSDACALTHYFIPFNIKVIKVPRADHTDTHTLNDS; encoded by the exons ATGGGCGCGCGTGTAGGTCGACTGTACAAAAACTTCAATCTGGAAGCTCGTGCGCATCGCGAAATTGGTAAAAGCAAACCGGAAGCGGCGCCTCGGCATCCGGTACCAATTAACCAGAATAACAGCGTCCCTCCCG tgagtgAGATCCAACGAAAGGATGATCTGCTACTGAATCGTCTTAGAGAAATCTATGTGGATTCTAAAGACCCACAAATaccg gcattAGCAGGTTTGAGGAGGCTGCAGCAGGTGGCTCTTCGCCCCCTCAGCCCCTCACTGGTGCCCCCTGGAGTGTGTGATGTCACTGAGGTGCCCAAGGGGAAGATGACCATTGTAGAGGCGCTAACTGCACTAAACAAGCACAAGCTATCGCCtcaggagtggccggctgagAGGATAGCGCAGGAGCTAACGCTAACACACAGCGACGCCTGTGCACTAACACACTACTTCATTCCCTTTAACATTAAAGTCATTAAAGTCCCCCGGGCTGaccatacagacacacacacacttaatgactcctaa